GTGGTACAAAAGTAGTTACAGCTGAGCTGCCCTGAGTTAAGCCCTGAGACTCCTTAATTGTTGTCACAAGATGTTGGATTAGCACATTTCTGGAATAGCTGTCTGTTTACACTCTGGAGACCCACCGTCCACTAACCGCTTTCTAATTGAATTCTAATCACATTCAAATAGCTCAATAACCAGCCTCAGCTGCAATTCATAAAACTTTAATTGCCATCCATAAATCCTGGGCTCCCCAGAGCGGGGCGTCCCTACAACCCAATTACACTTCTCTAGCAAGCCAAAGAAACAGTCCCAGAGATGAAAAAGGGACAAGGAGAGAtggacagaggacagagagatAGCCATGCTCCAGCTGAGAAGCTGGTGCTCCTCTAGGACTTGGCCACTTGGTTCTCAGAACTGGAGGGAGTCCTGTCCCCAAGTTTCTTAACACCATTGTGAACTCAGGCCTGCAGTCGGCTGTTTTGGGAAAAGGAGCAGACTTGTAGCTGTTGCTCACCCTCCCTGCTCCAACAAGATTTTCtacagggaggaagaaagagaacgCTGTCACCTCTGCCACCTTACCTTCCCCAAAGTTCAACGGTCCCTATCTTGGCTGCTACCTTCTCTCACAGAGCCGCTAAAGCACAAGTCTCCTGCTGGAGCCTGTGCCCCACAGATTTCCTTTACCAAGCCACTTCTCCCATCCTGAGGCAGGATTCCTTGAGTGGCTCAAATTCCTTCAACCTCTTTCAGCTTTTAAAGGGGTGCCGACGGGGTTGGGGCGGGAGAGTGTTGCTTGGTTAGCCTGCCAGCTGCTCAAGATCTGTAAAATATAAAGGGGCAGAAAAGCACAGGACCCCAGAGCAAAGGtaggctcccccctccccccctcccccgcgtgGTctccaggagggctgggggtgtgggTCCTCTCTCCAAAATCATTGGGATGGAGTGTGCAGGGTTGTCCTGGAAATGCATGGGCTTGGAGAAAGGAGAGTGGCTCTTCGACGGGTCTGTCCGCCGAAGGGTGCCCGGCCCACTACAAAGGAGCACAAGGAAGTGTCTTTGATCTGAGTGGCCCCAGGAAAGCCCCAAGTGCAAAGGCATTTTAGAGCTTCTCAAGCATTAGGATGAAAAGCCCCCGCAGCTTCTTAGCTGGGAGGCTTCGCTGGTGCACCCCGGCTCCACCACGAACTGACCACCTGAACGGCTTTGGCTAAGGCCAAATGCTGGGGGaccgcgtgtgtgtgtgcgcgcgcgcgcatcCGTGGTGCACGCCGGGGTGCGGGACTGGGCCGCTGTCCACACAATCGTGCTCTAAACCGCAGGCCCCACACTCTCCTGCGCCTCAGCAGAGGCTGACTCGGAGGAGAGGGAGCGTCGGGCATCCCCACCGAAAGACCTCAAGGTCCCCACCTGGTGCGCTTTTTGGCCGGGGGGCGTGGGGAAGAGTTGGGTTGGGGCCCAGGCTAGGGAAAGGGGCCGGAGGGAGGATGCGGCTCCGATTTCCCGAGAAAGCGTGGAGAAAGAGGGGGGAGGAGGCCGGCCTCCCTGCGAAATTAACAAAACCTACACTTTGCAAAgtctcccccatccccctccttCGAGTTCTTCCCTGCCGCGCGCCCGCCCCTCCTCGCCGCTTCTGTTGTGACTCGGGCAGCCTATCCCGAGGGTGGGGAGCTGCCGCGGAGCCCGAGCCGAGCGGTGCTCCGCAGCATCACGTGCCGGGGTGGGGGCTATAAAATCCCGGAGccggggcgccgggcgggggaCGTGAGGACCAGCCCTCTCCAGGGACCCCTTTGTTCGCCGCCCAGACGCCGAGCACCTCCGCGTCCCCGAGGGCCGGACCGCCCGCGTCCGCGCCGCGCCCCGGGCAGAGCTCCGGCcgcagaggggagggggcgccgccgccgccgggtccccccagccacccacccccTCGGCATGTCGCGCTCCTTCTATGTCGACTCGCTCATCATCAAGGACTCGTCGCGGCCCGCGCCCTCGCTGCCCGAGCCGCACCCCGGGCCAGATTTCTTCATCCCGCTGGGCATGCCGTCCCCGCTGGTGATGTCGGTGTCTGGGCCCGGCTGCCCGTCCCGCAAGAGCGGCGCGTTCTGCGTTTGCCCGCTCTGCGTCACTTCGCACCTGCACTCCTCGCGCGGGCCCGcgggctcgggcggcggcgggggcgcgggggccgggagcGCGGGCGCCGGGGGTggcggggcgccggggggcgccggggcccTGCCGCTGCTCAAGGGTCAGTTCTCTTCGGGTCCCGGGGACGCGCAGTTCTGCCCACGCGTGAGCCACGcgcaccatcaccaccacccgccgcagcaccaccatcaccaccaccagccccagcagccgggctccgccgccgccgctgcggccgcggcggcggcggcggcggcggccgcggcggccttGGGGCATCCTCAGCACCACGCACCTGTCTGTGCCGCCACCACCTACAACGTGGGGGACCCGCGGAGATTCCACTGCCTCACCATGGGtagggcgggggctccgggcacCTGCGCGCCGCGCCTTCTGGGCCCCCAGGAGCAAACTTTCCGCCTCCAGCGGAGGAAGTggcagcccggggggcggggggggggaggtggggtggaggggggaggaggggctttATGTGTAAGTGTGGAGTCGTCCCCTGAAGTTCCACGAAGGGGGAAGTTGGCTTTCGAACCTCTCCAAGCAGCTGGAGTGCGCGCCCTCGCGGGACCCGGTGTCCGAGCCTTGCTggctatggggggggggggggctctgggaCCCCGACCTGGAGGGTTGAGAACCCCAAGGCTAATCGGGCGGAGGCTCGGGGTGGGTCTCCTTGAACTTCAGCGCGGCGATCCGTCGTCGGGGCTGGCTGGAGCGTGACGATGCTTTTGGCTAAGCCAGCCTGCGTCCCCGCCGGGCTTGGAGGGAGACCACGGGACAGCGCAAGTCCCCACCCCGCCTTTAAGCCTCTGACTTTACGTCTCACACATCAAAGGCCTTCACTCACCGGGGGGCGTCTCTatcttgtccccccccccccccccccgccgcccctcgCAGGGGCACGGAGAGCCTCGGAATGGGACAGGGTGAGGGATGGATACAGGTGTCCGACTGGGCGTCGAGGGTGGGTCCTTCCCCAGGGCTGGCACGTGGCGGTGGGACCACCTCACCCGAgaactctctctctgccctgtctTGGCGGGTCTGCAGGGGGCTCGGacgccagccaggtgcccaacgGCAAGAGGATGAGGACGGCGTTCACCAGCACGCAGCTCCTGGAGCTGGAGCGGGAATTCTCTTCCAACATGTACCTGTCTCGACTCCGGAGGATCGAAATCGCGACCTACCTGAACCTGTCGGAGAAGCAGGTGAAAATCTGGTTTCAGAACCGCCGGGTGAAGcataagaaagaagggaagggcacCCAGAGGAACAGTCACGCGGGCTGCAAGTGTGTCGGCAGCCAGGCGCACTACGCGCGCTCCGAGGATGAGGACTCCTTGTCGCCGGCCTCGGCCAACGATGACAAGGAGATTTCCCCCCTATGAGGGggccacctgcctccctctcaccGCACGCCCCTGGCACCCCCCACTCACCAACGCAGCGGGTGCCCGGGGCCCAAACCCTCGCCCTGCCGTGGTCCCATCTGGAGAAAGCCTTCTTGGGGCGTCCATGCCCAGCCTGACCCTTCAAGTCTCCTCTTTGACCTGTTTGTTTGATACTCCGCTCCAAGCGataggtctttttctttctttctttttttttttaatgtaaataatctAGATTCAACTCAGCCCTGTCCTATAACAGAGAGGGGGGAGAAAAACACAAGGTTGGTTGAAGTTTAGCACTGTATGGGGGTTTTTGAAAGCACAtgtcctttccccttccctgctgTCTTTCAGAACCTAAGAATACGGGGTTTCttggttattttctgttgttgttgttgctgttttttcttttaatgggagTATTGAGTtgcaaataatttagaaaattaaaccCTGTAGGTCTCGCTTTCTGAAAATTTTGCCTGGGGAGAGATTGGAATTCAAGTTGCTGGAGTCCCTTTGTATGTgaatagttttatataaaatttatatttatatttatttaaataaatgaaacaaaatcaaggTTTTAAAATTGTGGTGTTTGCTCTCACCggctctctccatctccccctggCCCAAATCTAGAGAAAGCcagaggtgggggcgggggaaggtGTCTGAGAATTTAGAAGAAAGTGTTGAATAAAAAGCTGGTAATGTGGGGCTTTGCTTGAGGGAGCTTGTGGCACACCCTCAGTCATCATGTTGCCCACTAGGTTGAAACACCCCATCCTCAAAATAGCTAAGCTGCTCACAGTCCCTCCATTTAAAGTGACACTGACAATTAATGACAGACACTTTTTGATTGGGCAGGAAAGCTACAAATCCCTTACCTAGTATATATTTTCTGTGGCAGTTCCCCCTCTCGCCCCCCTTTCCCCTACATCTCTCTCGGTACTAAAACCTGAATTATGTGAAGGAATTTGAAGAGTCAGAATAGTTTTAGGAGGAGCAACGATCCATCAAACAGGTGGGAAGCATGCACAAGGAAACTCATAAATGATGCTCCAAGTGGCTGAAAACATGAGCCACTAGCGAAGAAATTAGCTGATCCCATCAGTGCTGAGAAAACAAAAGGGCAGGGATAGGGAATTATTCTGCCCAAAGATTTATATCCTCACTTTTCTAAAATAGCTCACCGGAGCCTTTGCACTCTGGCAGTGTTTCTTGGTCTCCCTAACTTTAACCTAAATCTGTTCCCTTCTAATCCCTTTCTCCCCATCATCTTGCAGAGTTAATTCCTGCAAACCTGCGCCTGGAGATTTactctggctctgccctcagcgCCGCAacctggctccttgctcagggcaGCCAGGGCCTGTCATCTAAGGAAGAGAAGTGACGCTGGATTTATGGGAACTAGACCTCTTTCCCTGCAAACTGAGCCCACTGACACCCATTAGtattatttctgattattttctgtaGAGACGTCGCCCTAGAGGTTCAAGCGGTAGGAGCCCATtacaacagacacacacacacacacacacacacacacacacatttctttagGTATGGTTTACTTTAGGGATGTAGGAACTGAAACCTCACCAGGTGAGATGGGGCTCTGAAGCTGAGGTCAGGAAGCTCGTttgggaaaagagggaaagaggggaggaTGTGATCATGGTTTTTCCCTGCCCAGGGTTCATTagttcttcttttcctctctattctattctattctattctattctattctattctttcttttctctccctgtctctctgtgtctgcctgtctgtctgtctatctctcttacacacacacacacacacacacacacacacacaggagactAAGGAGAAGGAGTTTCACCATCAGCTCCCATTCGGGTACCGGCCAGGGCAGGCGAGAGGGACTGAATAGGGAGCTGTCGCCGCTTTGTGCAACGACCTGGGCCTGGTGCTGCGCAGCGGTCACAGGCGTCCAGCGCGCTCCTGCCCgggcctgggaggctcagcctcCGGGTCTCTCGGTCACACGCGGAGCCTGGGGCGCGTCGCGCTGCCCCCGCGAAGGGAGGAGGCACAGGCCCGCTGCTTTTCCTGAAGATCCCATCGCCCTCCTTCCCAATAAACAGGCCTCTCTGCGCGCCAGCATCcgagtgggaggagaggagcccCGAGGCGCAAAGAAGGAGCGTCCGCGGAGAATTCCTGCTCGGAAATAACGGGAGGGACGACAGCCCCTGGGGCAgctccccgcgcccctgcccAAAGCGATCGTCCGCCGCTCTCCCATCCACACCCGGCTCCGCACCCCCCAGTCACCCCGCGCTCGGTCCTGCCCTGCCCGGGTCCTAGCCCTTGGTCCCAGCCTCTGCACCTGCCCGGCCCCGCGCCCAGAGCGCCCAGCCCCCCACCTGCCGCACACCCCCCTCGGCCGCCCTGCGGGGACACGCGGCGCCCGCCCCTCTCGCCAGGCCTTGGGCTGCTGCCACGGCCTcagcccctctcct
This Canis lupus dingo isolate Sandy chromosome 13, ASM325472v2, whole genome shotgun sequence DNA region includes the following protein-coding sequences:
- the GSX2 gene encoding GS homeobox 2 translates to MSRSFYVDSLIIKDSSRPAPSLPEPHPGPDFFIPLGMPSPLVMSVSGPGCPSRKSGAFCVCPLCVTSHLHSSRGPAGSGGGGGAGAGSAGAGGGGAPGGAGALPLLKGQFSSGPGDAQFCPRVSHAHHHHHPPQHHHHHHQPQQPGSAAAAAAAAAAAAAAAAALGHPQHHAPVCAATTYNVGDPRRFHCLTMGGSDASQVPNGKRMRTAFTSTQLLELEREFSSNMYLSRLRRIEIATYLNLSEKQVKIWFQNRRVKHKKEGKGTQRNSHAGCKCVGSQAHYARSEDEDSLSPASANDDKEISPL